One region of Rhodanobacteraceae bacterium genomic DNA includes:
- the gspN gene encoding type II secretion system protein N, with product MKRFWILLVIVAVLLSAAVAVALTFPAAVAWGWISERAPDVRLQGVDGTVWNGKATRISVRGQVLGRLQWRLSPWQLLGGNPRLYLEVDGPGLKLAGELLRHDAEHIAIEHLNVETEAGWLAPALAIPELEPTGMLVSQDASLILARTGLPQALDARIEWREAGVRGQVIARLGTLLIEARGKDGRIDAEVRDNGDGEVQIEGKASIDQNRYRSEVVLVPRVSEGPVVEALQWVGQPRPEGGRLLIVEGTIVLPGASL from the coding sequence ATGAAGCGTTTCTGGATCTTGTTGGTGATCGTGGCCGTGCTGCTCAGTGCGGCCGTTGCAGTGGCCCTGACCTTTCCGGCCGCCGTGGCCTGGGGCTGGATCTCCGAGCGCGCGCCGGATGTGCGGCTGCAAGGGGTGGATGGCACGGTCTGGAACGGCAAAGCCACCCGCATCAGCGTGCGTGGACAGGTGCTTGGGCGCCTGCAGTGGCGCTTGTCGCCGTGGCAGCTGTTGGGCGGCAATCCGCGCTTGTACCTGGAGGTCGATGGTCCGGGTCTGAAGCTGGCCGGCGAGCTGCTGCGCCATGACGCCGAGCACATCGCCATCGAACATCTGAATGTCGAAACCGAAGCCGGCTGGCTGGCGCCGGCCCTGGCCATCCCGGAGCTTGAGCCCACCGGCATGCTGGTCAGCCAGGACGCCAGTCTGATTCTGGCGCGCACCGGTTTGCCGCAGGCGCTGGATGCCCGCATCGAATGGCGCGAAGCGGGCGTGCGCGGACAGGTCATCGCCCGACTGGGCACCTTGTTGATCGAGGCCAGAGGCAAGGATGGTCGCATCGATGCCGAAGTCCGCGACAACGGCGATGGCGAAGTCCAGATCGAAGGCAAGGCCAGCATCGACCAGAACCGCTATCGCAGCGAGGTGGTCCTGGTGCCGCGAGTGAGCGAAGGACCGGTGGTTGAAGCACTGCAATGGGTAGGCCAGCCGCGCCCCGAGGGCGGGCGCCTGCTGATTGTCGAGGGCACGATCGTTCTGCCGGGAGCGAGCTTGTGA
- a CDS encoding type II secretion system protein M — translation MKAWWAGLQQRERRLLLLAALLLLALGYWLWVLRPLATARVELQIAVESLEKARAEAFAQADTILAARVVAAPKPVRSLFALVDSSARQAGLMTAQTRVEPLAEDRVRVTMDGVNFDQMAAWIEGLDRDEGVDISEWSVDRALVPGMVNAAVTLQASR, via the coding sequence ATGAAGGCCTGGTGGGCGGGATTGCAGCAACGCGAGCGCCGCCTGCTGCTTCTGGCGGCACTGCTGCTGCTGGCCTTGGGCTACTGGCTGTGGGTGCTGCGGCCGTTGGCGACGGCGCGTGTGGAGTTGCAGATCGCGGTGGAATCATTGGAAAAGGCGCGGGCGGAGGCCTTTGCGCAGGCCGATACCATTCTGGCGGCGCGTGTCGTTGCCGCGCCCAAACCGGTGCGCTCGCTGTTCGCGCTGGTCGACAGCTCGGCCCGTCAGGCCGGGTTGATGACTGCGCAAACCCGGGTGGAACCGCTGGCCGAAGACCGGGTTCGGGTGACCATGGATGGGGTCAATTTCGACCAGATGGCGGCCTGGATCGAGGGTCTGGATCGCGACGAAGGTGTGGACATCAGCGAATGGTCGGTGGATCGCGCGCTGGTGCCGGGCATGGTCAACGCGGCAGTCACGCTGCAGGCCTCGCGTTGA
- the gspK gene encoding type II secretion system minor pseudopilin GspK encodes MKPRRERGVALIVALLVVALAAMIATRLFTTTGADIARSESQARLLDAQLLSQGMEDFALVLLKRDLDLGDGIDTRNDQWASTLPPLPVPGGRVGGALVDLDGRFNLNTLVRVNGPDPVARARFERMLAALKLDVGLADAVIDWIDADSQVSPQGAEDLDYLRADPPYRAANRPIVHVSELLRIKGIDREAYKLLAPEVCALPPETGMNINTLSVVGIMGLADGISQDLAKRLWRGGRAQYRSVTEVVDELGKAGIILDPAAMQDFKVSSNYFLARSDVELVGRQYRFYSLLQRNAGGGRVLQRAQTAFE; translated from the coding sequence ATGAAGCCCCGCAGAGAGCGCGGTGTGGCCCTGATCGTGGCGCTGCTGGTAGTGGCACTGGCTGCGATGATCGCGACCCGGCTGTTCACCACCACCGGCGCCGATATTGCCCGCAGCGAGTCGCAGGCCCGCCTGCTCGATGCCCAGCTGCTGTCCCAGGGCATGGAGGATTTCGCGCTGGTGCTGCTCAAGCGGGATCTGGATCTGGGCGATGGCATCGACACCCGCAACGACCAGTGGGCCAGCACGCTGCCGCCGCTGCCGGTGCCGGGTGGTCGCGTCGGAGGTGCCCTGGTGGATCTGGATGGGCGCTTCAACCTGAACACGCTGGTGCGGGTCAATGGCCCCGATCCGGTCGCCAGAGCCCGCTTCGAACGCATGCTGGCGGCACTCAAGCTCGATGTCGGGCTGGCCGACGCGGTGATCGACTGGATTGATGCCGACAGTCAGGTTTCGCCGCAGGGAGCCGAAGATCTCGATTATCTGCGCGCCGATCCGCCTTATCGCGCCGCCAACCGGCCCATCGTGCATGTATCCGAGCTACTGCGCATCAAGGGTATCGACCGCGAGGCCTACAAGCTGCTGGCGCCCGAGGTCTGCGCACTGCCGCCGGAAACAGGGATGAACATCAACACCCTGAGCGTGGTCGGGATCATGGGTCTGGCCGATGGCATCAGCCAGGATCTGGCCAAGCGACTCTGGCGTGGCGGCCGGGCCCAGTACCGGTCGGTCACCGAGGTGGTGGATGAACTCGGCAAGGCCGGAATCATCCTCGACCCTGCGGCAATGCAGGATTTCAAGGTCTCCAGCAACTATTTCCTGGCCCGCTCCGATGTCGAACTGGTTGGCCGGCAGTACCGCTTCTACAGCCTGCTGCAGCGCAACGCCGGCGGAGGTCGGGTATTGCAGCGTGCGCAAACGGCTTTCGAGTAG
- the gspJ gene encoding type II secretion system minor pseudopilin GspJ, translated as MTSPRSQSGFTLLELLVAVAVFAVVAAMAYSGLDLLLRSRAGLEQASERQRAIDLAVLNLERDLRQALPRPIRGAYGELQSAMVGNAVAAEWTVLDLGSARDGVRMEATRVRYALVDGALWRARDAVLDRSPRESARSRRLLEGVQRLSWRYVQSARQRLDQWPPRTGISAPERLPRAVEVTLVLEDRGEISRLIELPEQPR; from the coding sequence ATGACCAGCCCGCGTTCACAATCGGGATTCACGCTGCTGGAGTTGCTGGTGGCTGTGGCGGTGTTTGCCGTGGTGGCAGCCATGGCTTATTCGGGTCTGGATCTGTTGCTGCGCAGTCGTGCCGGTCTGGAACAGGCCTCCGAGCGCCAGCGCGCCATCGATCTGGCGGTACTGAATCTGGAACGCGATCTGCGCCAGGCATTGCCGCGCCCCATTCGTGGTGCCTATGGCGAGCTGCAGTCGGCCATGGTCGGCAATGCCGTGGCTGCCGAATGGACGGTGCTCGACCTGGGCAGCGCCCGCGACGGCGTGCGCATGGAAGCCACCCGCGTGCGCTACGCGCTGGTTGATGGCGCGCTGTGGCGGGCTCGTGATGCCGTACTCGACCGCAGCCCGCGTGAGAGCGCGCGCTCCAGGCGGCTGCTCGAAGGCGTGCAGCGCCTGTCCTGGCGCTATGTGCAGAGCGCCCGTCAGCGCCTGGATCAATGGCCGCCGCGCACCGGGATCAGCGCACCCGAGCGCCTGCCGCGGGCAGTGGAAGTCACGCTGGTGCTGGAAGACCGCGGCGAGATCTCGCGGCTGATCGAACTCCCGGAGCAGCCGCGATGA
- the gspI gene encoding type II secretion system minor pseudopilin GspI: MKSRGFTLLEVMVALAILAIALAASVRSVGEQARARDLLRDDSYARWVAANLIAETRISEGFPLPGTREGQSRMADRIWRWRLIVSDTPEGDMRRLDAEVYDGDEPIDARSPRVRLSGFASGRDRRE; encoded by the coding sequence ATGAAATCGCGCGGTTTCACGCTGCTGGAAGTGATGGTGGCGCTGGCGATCCTGGCCATTGCGCTGGCGGCCTCGGTGCGTTCGGTCGGCGAGCAGGCGCGCGCCCGCGATCTGCTCCGGGATGACAGCTATGCCCGCTGGGTGGCGGCCAATCTGATCGCCGAGACCCGGATCAGCGAGGGCTTCCCCTTGCCGGGAACCCGCGAAGGACAGAGTCGCATGGCCGATCGCATCTGGCGCTGGCGACTGATCGTCAGCGACACTCCCGAGGGTGATATGCGCAGGCTGGACGCCGAGGTCTACGATGGCGATGAACCGATCGACGCCCGCAGCCCCCGGGTGCGCTTGAGTGGATTCGCCAGCGGCCGTGACCGCCGCGAATGA
- a CDS encoding prepilin-type N-terminal cleavage/methylation domain-containing protein: MRQRGFTLLEILVVVAIIAILSAALMLSAGGAGSDRQIEDEAQRMQQVLRLLCDEAVIEGRYAGFGYAAQMYAGYEFGPQGWQPVKHQGPLQAHTLVQGLGLRELGSAEALPRALPEDPQVLCTPAGELGDHDLLLSVEGVREGWRLTLDKSGASQLSAWQPP, from the coding sequence ATGCGGCAACGCGGCTTCACCCTCCTGGAAATTCTCGTGGTGGTGGCGATCATCGCCATCCTCTCGGCTGCCTTGATGCTCTCGGCCGGCGGCGCCGGCAGTGACCGGCAGATTGAAGACGAGGCCCAGCGCATGCAGCAGGTCTTGCGCTTGCTCTGCGATGAAGCCGTGATCGAGGGGCGCTACGCCGGTTTCGGTTACGCCGCGCAGATGTACGCCGGTTACGAATTCGGGCCACAAGGTTGGCAACCGGTGAAGCATCAGGGCCCTTTGCAGGCACACACTCTGGTACAGGGCCTGGGCTTGCGTGAATTGGGATCCGCCGAGGCCTTGCCGCGGGCGCTGCCCGAAGATCCCCAGGTGCTGTGTACGCCGGCCGGAGAGTTGGGGGATCACGATCTGCTGCTCAGCGTCGAGGGCGTGCGCGAGGGTTGGCGACTGACGCTGGACAAGAGCGGTGCCAGCCAGCTCAGTGCCTGGCAGCCGCCATGA
- the gspG gene encoding type II secretion system major pseudopilin GspG: MTPSIHRYARRSRPQAGFTLLEIMVVVAIIAILSTVVVLSLVGNVDKAKVARVQNDVQALTSALEMYKLDNFVYPTTQQGLEALQTRPGGNPPAPNWKLYVKKLPNDPWNRPYQYLSPGQHGDFDVYSLGADGKVGGEGEDADIGNW; this comes from the coding sequence ATGACCCCCAGCATTCATCGTTACGCCCGCAGATCCAGGCCGCAAGCGGGCTTCACGCTGCTCGAAATCATGGTGGTGGTGGCGATCATTGCCATTCTCTCCACGGTGGTGGTGCTGAGCCTGGTTGGAAATGTCGACAAGGCCAAGGTTGCCAGAGTGCAGAACGATGTGCAGGCGCTCACCTCGGCGCTGGAAATGTACAAGCTCGACAACTTCGTCTACCCAACGACGCAGCAAGGCCTGGAAGCACTGCAAACTCGACCAGGTGGCAATCCGCCGGCGCCCAATTGGAAGTTGTATGTCAAGAAGCTTCCGAACGACCCGTGGAACCGTCCATACCAGTATCTGAGTCCAGGTCAACACGGCGATTTTGATGTGTACTCGCTGGGTGCCGACGGAAAAGTGGGCGGCGAGGGCGAAGACGCCGACATCGGAAACTGGTGA
- a CDS encoding adenosylmethionine--8-amino-7-oxononanoate transaminase encodes MSGNVDWISRDLKVLWHPCTQMSDHEWLPLVPIVSGSGCWLTDAEGKRYFDAISSWWVNLFGHAQPHISEAVAEQAQQLEHVILAGFTHVPAITLAERLLALAGPPLKKVIYADSGSSAIEVALKLSFHYWRNSGQTARQRFVVLDGAYHGETLGALSMTQVPLYRDTYGPLLLQPLVTPAPAAAQDETSAMAAADAAADALDQLLALHQGTVCAVLVEPLVQCAAGMRMHHPQYLRRVREICDRHQVHWIADEIAVGFGRTGSLFAHQQAAVKPDFLCLAKGLTGGYLPLSAVLTSDQVYQAFYDDYANLRAFMHSHSYTGNALACAAANATLDLLEDPQLLPRIEALGAGLEQALAPLQDHPRVSDLRRRGLICAFDLVQDRSSQAPYPWQERRGLRVYQHGLKQGALLRPLGNTVYFMPPYVATAQELRWLAGVAMEGVDLATR; translated from the coding sequence ATGAGTGGCAATGTCGATTGGATATCGCGCGACCTCAAGGTGCTGTGGCATCCGTGCACGCAGATGTCAGACCACGAATGGCTGCCACTGGTTCCCATCGTCAGCGGCTCTGGCTGCTGGCTGACCGATGCCGAGGGCAAGCGCTACTTTGACGCCATCTCCTCGTGGTGGGTGAATCTGTTCGGACACGCCCAGCCTCACATCAGCGAAGCGGTGGCCGAACAGGCCCAGCAACTGGAGCATGTGATCCTGGCCGGATTCACGCACGTACCGGCGATCACTCTGGCCGAACGCCTGCTGGCGCTGGCAGGGCCGCCGCTGAAAAAGGTGATCTATGCCGACTCCGGCTCATCGGCGATCGAAGTCGCGCTCAAGCTCAGTTTTCACTACTGGCGCAACAGCGGCCAGACCGCGCGCCAACGCTTTGTGGTGCTCGACGGCGCCTATCACGGCGAAACTTTGGGCGCGCTGTCGATGACCCAGGTGCCCCTTTACCGGGACACCTACGGCCCCTTGCTGCTGCAACCGCTGGTCACACCGGCGCCGGCCGCAGCCCAGGACGAAACCTCCGCCATGGCTGCAGCCGATGCGGCCGCCGATGCCCTGGACCAATTGCTGGCGCTGCACCAGGGCACGGTTTGCGCAGTGCTGGTCGAGCCGCTGGTGCAATGCGCGGCGGGGATGCGCATGCATCATCCGCAGTATCTGCGCCGCGTTCGCGAGATCTGCGATCGCCATCAGGTGCACTGGATTGCCGACGAGATTGCCGTAGGCTTCGGCCGCACCGGCAGCCTGTTTGCCCATCAGCAGGCCGCCGTGAAGCCCGATTTCCTGTGTCTGGCCAAGGGTCTGACCGGCGGCTATCTGCCGCTGTCGGCGGTGCTGACCAGCGATCAGGTCTATCAGGCCTTCTACGACGATTACGCCAATCTGCGGGCCTTCATGCACTCGCACAGCTACACCGGCAATGCGCTCGCCTGCGCGGCGGCCAATGCCACCCTGGATCTGCTAGAAGACCCGCAACTGCTGCCACGGATCGAAGCCCTGGGCGCCGGGCTGGAACAAGCGCTGGCGCCGCTGCAGGATCACCCGCGCGTCAGCGACCTGCGCCGGCGCGGTCTGATCTGCGCCTTCGATCTGGTGCAGGATCGCTCATCGCAGGCGCCATATCCCTGGCAGGAACGGCGAGGTCTGCGCGTCTATCAGCATGGATTGAAACAGGGCGCCTTGCTGCGGCCCCTGGGCAACACGGTGTATTTCATGCCGCCTTATGTCGCCACCGCGCAGGAGCTGCGCTGGCTCGCCGGCGTAGCCATGGAAGGCGTGGATCTGGCGACCCGGTAG
- a CDS encoding cold-shock protein gives MSDRQVGTVKWFNDAKGFGFISREGGEDVFVHFRAIQGNGFKTLKEGQKVSFKVVKGQKGFQAEEVQAI, from the coding sequence ATGTCGGATCGTCAGGTCGGCACCGTCAAGTGGTTCAACGACGCCAAGGGCTTCGGGTTCATCAGCCGTGAGGGCGGTGAGGACGTGTTCGTGCACTTCCGCGCCATTCAGGGCAACGGCTTCAAGACCCTGAAGGAAGGTCAGAAGGTGAGCTTCAAGGTCGTCAAGGGCCAGAAGGGCTTCCAGGCCGAGGAAGTGCAGGCGATCTGA
- a CDS encoding diguanylate cyclase, whose product MLHRAVGFLWLCLLGLLINGPEARAWSLQAVAELPAEVAAALPATDPNQAGRDQRQYYRLDPSSSDALPEQQYLVLQRDRGQHLRLFSATGALMHELQPGAAPAPARAGVRGVALPLPIDDGTVAALYVAIDSVLGVQPIPSVETTDEYYLRERSVGAYEVALGSALLMLIVLSLAFSLILREPGYLVYVAFLVLMLLTILLRHPLSFRLSQASGLAPEQTAALGVLVSALAALASVTLLRAASGMGALYPRGSRAMQWIALVGILFAVVDVATIRTDFQVAQWAFDGVNLCFGANALLSAVLLLATARFGGRTARLFLLGWTPMVLVGGWFSLGGLLGLAQAQNPHRWVMFACLLQGIGWAVALGDRALSLQRERDRARALAELDALTGLPNRRMLDRELAEARSGWLLICDLDSFKAVNDRYGHAVGDRCLVHFAQCLRESLAGAAVFGRYGGEEFLAIVPGGDLFQARLLAERLRERTASTPVFVGEDQHRLTVSIGIAELDPADPVYALGQADRAMYQAKAGGRNRVETAAAMG is encoded by the coding sequence ATGCTTCATCGGGCCGTTGGGTTCCTGTGGCTGTGCTTGCTGGGCTTGCTGATCAATGGCCCCGAGGCGCGCGCGTGGTCGTTGCAGGCTGTTGCCGAACTCCCGGCCGAGGTCGCTGCTGCGCTGCCGGCAACCGACCCCAATCAAGCCGGTCGCGATCAGCGCCAGTACTATCGTCTCGATCCATCCAGCTCCGACGCGCTGCCTGAACAGCAGTATCTGGTGCTGCAGCGCGATCGCGGCCAGCATTTGCGATTGTTCAGCGCGACCGGTGCGCTGATGCATGAACTGCAACCGGGCGCAGCCCCGGCGCCAGCGCGGGCTGGTGTGCGTGGCGTTGCCTTGCCCTTGCCAATCGATGACGGCACGGTGGCTGCGCTTTACGTAGCGATCGACTCAGTGCTCGGGGTGCAGCCAATCCCGAGCGTCGAAACCACCGATGAGTACTATCTGCGCGAGCGCAGTGTCGGAGCCTACGAGGTAGCGCTCGGATCAGCCCTGTTGATGCTGATCGTGCTCAGTCTCGCCTTCAGTCTGATCCTGCGTGAGCCCGGATATCTGGTGTACGTCGCCTTTCTGGTGCTGATGCTGCTGACCATTCTGCTGCGTCACCCGCTCAGCTTCCGGTTGTCGCAAGCGTCTGGCCTTGCTCCGGAACAAACTGCGGCTCTCGGCGTGCTGGTCTCGGCCTTGGCCGCGCTGGCATCGGTCACGCTGTTGCGCGCTGCCAGTGGCATGGGAGCGCTGTATCCCCGCGGCAGTCGCGCCATGCAGTGGATCGCGCTGGTCGGGATCCTGTTCGCGGTGGTCGACGTGGCGACCATCCGTACCGACTTCCAGGTGGCGCAATGGGCCTTCGACGGCGTCAATCTCTGCTTTGGCGCCAATGCCCTGCTGAGTGCCGTGTTGTTGCTGGCGACGGCCCGCTTCGGTGGGCGCACTGCGCGGCTGTTCCTGCTGGGGTGGACGCCGATGGTTCTGGTCGGTGGCTGGTTCAGTCTGGGCGGGCTGTTGGGACTGGCTCAGGCGCAGAATCCACACCGATGGGTGATGTTTGCCTGCCTGCTGCAAGGCATAGGCTGGGCGGTGGCGCTTGGTGACCGGGCACTGTCGCTGCAGCGTGAACGCGATCGGGCGCGGGCGCTGGCGGAATTGGATGCGCTGACCGGATTGCCGAACCGGCGCATGCTTGATCGCGAGCTGGCGGAAGCTCGCAGCGGCTGGCTGCTGATCTGTGATTTGGACAGTTTCAAGGCCGTCAATGACCGCTATGGCCATGCTGTCGGTGATCGTTGTCTGGTGCATTTCGCCCAGTGCTTGCGCGAATCCCTCGCCGGAGCTGCCGTCTTCGGTCGCTACGGCGGCGAGGAGTTTCTGGCCATAGTTCCGGGTGGCGATCTGTTTCAGGCGCGTTTGCTGGCAGAACGGTTGCGTGAGCGCACCGCGAGTACGCCCGTGTTTGTCGGCGAGGACCAGCACCGATTGACCGTGAGCATCGGCATTGCCGAACTCGACCCGGCGGATCCCGTGTATGCACTGGGGCAGGCCGATCGCGCCATGTATCAGGCGAAGGCGGGCGGTCGCAATCGCGTGGAAACCGCGGCTGCAATGGGTTGA
- a CDS encoding molybdopterin-dependent oxidoreductase, which produces MSSSHQFRACPLCEAICGLDFTVEGQQLTAIRGDGDDPFSRGHVCPKGNAILDLEADRDRLRLPQRRTTDGWQTLSWQEAFDYAGEQLAAVQARHGPSSVAAYLGNPNVHHFGHIAYLPALLRALKTRNVYSASSVDQWPHQLVSWAMYGHQFLIPIVDIDHTDYLLMLGANPVASNGSLLTAPGMPKRLKALTGRGKLVVVDPRRTETAELASEHLAIRPGGDVWLLLALLQELTRLGPARLHAYGDHLKDFDHALQAIAGMDLCELQPRTGIDHETVARIAGELFAAPRAAVYGRMGVSTQRYGSLCQWLIQLINLYTGNLDRVGGVLPNDTAFPVTGPGTSKGHRDLWRSRVRGLPEFAGELPVSALAEEILTPGEGQVRALLTSAGNPVLSTPDGRALDRALESLEFMVSIDIYVNETTRHANLILPPTSFLSQHHLDLIFNAFAVRRIVRWNQPLYPQPEAERADWQIVNGLGAAYAKATGKDWRALPAPELMIEGGLRKAGMVDVDSVRSAEHGLDLGPLQPSLLRRLETDSGKIECAPDFLLADLQRLAGDLGTMADGALQLIGRRDARSNNSWMHNAPRLIKGKARHQLWMHPQDLASRGLSDGQRVRVRSRIGQIDTEVLASEQLQPGVACLPHGFGHGRKDVGWSLAAVLPGASYNDLSDPLDLDVPSGNAALNGTPVWVEALTG; this is translated from the coding sequence ATGAGCAGCTCCCATCAATTCCGCGCCTGCCCCTTGTGCGAGGCCATCTGCGGCCTGGATTTCACTGTCGAGGGGCAGCAGCTGACCGCCATTCGCGGCGACGGCGACGATCCCTTCAGCCGCGGCCATGTCTGTCCCAAGGGCAACGCCATTCTGGACCTGGAAGCCGACCGCGATCGCCTGAGACTGCCGCAGCGGCGCACGACCGATGGCTGGCAGACCTTGAGCTGGCAGGAGGCCTTCGACTACGCCGGTGAGCAGCTGGCTGCGGTGCAAGCACGCCATGGCCCGAGTTCGGTAGCGGCTTATCTGGGCAATCCCAACGTCCATCATTTCGGCCATATCGCCTACCTGCCGGCGCTGCTGCGGGCACTGAAGACGCGCAATGTCTATTCGGCGTCCTCGGTCGATCAGTGGCCGCATCAGCTGGTGTCCTGGGCCATGTACGGGCACCAGTTCCTGATTCCGATCGTCGATATCGACCACACTGACTACCTGCTGATGCTGGGCGCCAACCCGGTGGCTTCCAACGGCAGTCTGCTGACCGCACCGGGCATGCCGAAGCGACTGAAAGCCCTGACCGGGCGTGGAAAACTGGTGGTGGTCGACCCCAGACGTACGGAGACTGCGGAACTGGCCAGCGAGCATCTGGCGATACGCCCGGGTGGCGATGTCTGGCTGCTGCTGGCCCTGCTGCAGGAGCTGACCCGATTGGGGCCGGCGCGACTGCACGCCTATGGCGATCATCTGAAGGACTTCGATCATGCCTTGCAGGCCATTGCCGGCATGGATCTTTGCGAACTCCAGCCACGCACCGGAATCGACCACGAAACCGTGGCCAGAATCGCCGGCGAACTCTTTGCCGCGCCGCGCGCCGCCGTGTATGGGCGCATGGGCGTCTCGACCCAACGCTATGGCAGCCTGTGCCAGTGGCTGATCCAGTTGATCAACCTTTACACCGGCAACCTCGATCGCGTCGGCGGCGTGCTCCCCAATGACACCGCGTTCCCGGTCACCGGCCCGGGCACCTCCAAGGGCCATCGAGATCTCTGGCGCAGCCGGGTCAGGGGCTTGCCCGAATTTGCCGGCGAACTGCCGGTGTCGGCGCTCGCCGAAGAAATCCTGACGCCGGGCGAGGGACAGGTTCGCGCCTTGCTGACCAGTGCCGGCAATCCGGTGCTGTCCACGCCTGACGGCCGCGCACTCGATCGCGCCCTGGAATCGCTCGAGTTCATGGTCAGCATCGATATCTATGTGAATGAAACCACCCGCCACGCCAATCTGATCCTGCCGCCGACCTCCTTCCTCAGCCAGCATCATCTGGATCTGATCTTCAACGCCTTCGCCGTGCGCCGCATCGTGCGCTGGAACCAGCCGCTCTATCCGCAGCCAGAGGCAGAGCGTGCCGATTGGCAGATCGTCAACGGCCTGGGCGCTGCCTATGCCAAGGCGACCGGCAAGGACTGGCGCGCATTGCCGGCTCCGGAGCTGATGATCGAAGGCGGATTGCGCAAGGCGGGAATGGTCGATGTCGATTCGGTGCGCAGCGCCGAGCACGGCCTGGATCTGGGACCGCTCCAACCCAGTCTGCTACGCCGACTGGAGACCGACAGCGGCAAGATCGAGTGCGCACCGGATTTCCTGCTGGCGGATCTGCAGCGGCTTGCCGGAGACCTCGGCACGATGGCCGACGGCGCCCTGCAACTGATCGGCCGTCGCGACGCCCGCAGCAACAATTCCTGGATGCACAATGCGCCGCGTCTGATCAAGGGCAAGGCCAGGCATCAACTGTGGATGCATCCGCAGGATCTGGCCAGCCGCGGACTCAGCGACGGCCAGCGCGTGCGCGTGCGCTCACGAATCGGCCAGATCGACACCGAGGTGCTGGCGAGTGAGCAGTTGCAGCCGGGGGTGGCGTGTCTGCCGCATGGCTTCGGTCACGGGCGCAAGGATGTGGGCTGGAGTCTGGCTGCTGTCCTGCCCGGCGCCAGCTACAACGACCTCAGCGACCCGCTGGACCTGGACGTGCCCAGCGGCAATGCGGCGCTCAACGGTACGCCGGTGTGGGTGGAGGCGTTGACGGGCTGA
- a CDS encoding glycine zipper 2TM domain-containing protein, with protein sequence MRTRFMLICIAAISLGACATSPGYYNRYDGGYAGACANCGTIEKIERVYGEREATGGGAVLGAIIGGALGNQVGKGDGRKAATIAGAVAGGVIGNQVEKDSRSAPRFEIFVQMDDGRRLVVEQPYLNDLRDGDRVELVGQQLRLL encoded by the coding sequence ATGCGTACTCGATTCATGTTGATCTGTATCGCAGCGATCAGTCTGGGTGCCTGTGCGACTTCGCCGGGCTACTACAACCGCTACGACGGCGGCTATGCCGGCGCTTGCGCCAATTGCGGGACGATAGAGAAGATCGAGCGGGTCTATGGCGAGCGCGAGGCCACCGGCGGCGGCGCCGTACTCGGCGCCATCATCGGCGGTGCCCTGGGCAATCAGGTAGGCAAGGGCGATGGCCGCAAGGCGGCGACCATCGCCGGCGCCGTGGCTGGTGGCGTGATCGGCAATCAAGTCGAGAAGGACAGTCGTTCGGCGCCGCGCTTCGAGATCTTCGTGCAGATGGATGACGGTCGCCGACTGGTGGTCGAACAGCCTTACCTGAATGATCTGCGCGACGGCGATCGCGTGGAGCTGGTGGGTCAGCAGTTGCGATTGCTGTAA